A region from the Bombyx mori chromosome 15, ASM3026992v2 genome encodes:
- the LOC101743890 gene encoding uncharacterized protein LOC101743890 isoform X1, translating into MDELLNVLEDTAALLNKTQINLKKCPKARLTRGYVEARIKCIEEYWTTFKQTHLQLVKITPKEQRQELPYFQNEDYFVFEDLYLVLLADLKDLLQSFTQAAAPSTLTSSPNNSKIIADTENLVRLPRIELPKFTGNYEDWPTFQDLFTSLVDKNPALSDVQKLHYLKSTVSCEAETLLKPIQVTENNYKKAWNILKSRYGNKRLIINSVLKKLFNQKKISSQSANQLKNLLDVTTDCLNNLENLNIPTTSWDPIIIFLVIQKLDPESHKEWEQTAYSKSEDELPTWENLKDFLQSRYRTLELVLSVSGTCSSRDKPVRERSHLVTATATTSQPNERTCVLCKEKHTLCHCKNFTKLQPKERADYVKTNNLCFNCLVPGHSAYQCKLQMSCRLCRRRHHTLLHRHQDSAQTEERNQPSASHHGVEEKEEVINSMMASHHSTKQSTALLATAMVLARNEHNQTVVLRALVDQGSQTSFLSEKAAQMLKLTRQLARGSIIGVGSTRTNVDHVVQLKIGSRWNPSFEINIQAYVMSKELTTKIPSKAVTVTHWPHLEGLNLADPNYFQPGSIDLLLGVKEYAQIVQPTLIKGPPGSPCTQETNLGWILFGEIDNNRENESFLVLHHQVHIDHMLKSLWEIDNDKKRILTKEEKLCETIYESTHTRNSEGRYLVRLPFNTNNPISIEGNTKEIARKRLLQLERRFKKETKLKEDYSKVMQEYIKANYMEEIPKNEINERKSVYLPHHAVVHADRETSKTRVVFDASAKGSNCFSLNDELLVGPQLQEDLRNILMRSRLHRVCYASDIQKMYLQILLYEEDADRYQRLLWRENDSDPIKEYRMLRVTFGTAAAPHLAVRTLHQVADDEGRNHPMAFRIIKEDFYMDDLMSGESSAPEAIKRAQEVDNILQKGGFVLSKWSSNSAEFLKSIEPNKRTSRAQLDFKLDGNVQALGLIWNLGTDQFQYKVNLPARSSSITKRGILSDIQRLFDPLGWIAPSLILAKILIQRLWLEPIGWDDEINQSLLHDWLTIREDFEHVKEIGIPRWLNTVSTQMENIEVHGFSDASMKAYAAVAYIRVKREDGSVFTNLLAARTRVAPLRTVSLPRLELCGALLLARLLKQIKNAMRIPTSNIYAWTDSSIVLAWLSGDSHRWKTFVANRVVEIVENVNTHRWFHVASEEDPADIGSRGMLLADFKQKELWWTGPKWLCKKEIIYSKPGITETELEMKPVKLNTYHNAEELKPLTAQFEDFDTLPELLKTIIYCKRFLRYKSNLSTSKEITTQEFEEALITCIKLVQQEFKEEIDRLRDKKQVRKKSKLRSLNPYLDENHILRVGGRLKHTNLPDDRKHPIILGNKNTLVHLVVADAHIKTLHGGVQLMLCYLRSKYWILRAKSITKKHEYINV; encoded by the coding sequence ATGGATGAACTTTTGAACGTTTTAGAAGATACAGCTGCGCTCTTAAACAAaactcaaattaatttaaagaaatgtcCAAAAGCTAGATTGACAAGAGGTTATGTAGAAGCAAGAATCAAATGTATCGAAGAATATTGGACTACATTTAAGCAAACGCATCTACAATTGGTAAAAATAACACCGAAAGAACAAAGACAAGAGTTAccatattttcaaaatgaagaTTACTTCGTGTTCGAAGATTTGTATCTCGTTTTGTTAGCCGATTTAAAAGATCTTTTGCAATCTTTCACACAAGCAGCCGCGCCGAGTACTTTAACGTCCTCACCAAATAATTCTAAGATTATTGCGGATACCGAAAACCTTGTTCGGTTACCGAGAATCGAATTACCTAAATTCACTGGAAACTATGAAGATTGGCCTACGTTTCAAGACCTATTTACCTCCTTAGTGGATAAGAACCCGGCTTTAAGTGACGTACAAAAGTTACATTATCTTAAGAGTACAGTCAGCTGCGAGGcagaaacattattaaaacctaTTCAAGTCAcggaaaacaattataaaaaagcatGGAATATTTTGAAGTCAAGGTATGGAAAtaaaagattaataattaactcagtgttgaagaaattatttaatcagAAGAAAATTAGTTCTCAGTCtgcaaatcaattaaaaaatttattagacGTCACGACAGATTGtttgaataatttagaaaatttaaatatacctaCGACCTCCTGGGATCCTATAATTATATTCCTTGTGATACAAAAGTTAGACCCGGAGTCTCACAAAGAATGGGAGCAGACAGCTTATTCAAAATCAGAGGACGAACTACCAACTTGGGAGAATTTAAAAGATTTCCTGCAGTCAAGATACcgtaccttagaacttgtattgtCCGTGTCAGGGACTTGTAGCAGCCGTGACAAACCTGTAAGAGAACGTTCACATTTAGTAACTGCCACAGCCACCACGTCACAGCCAAATGAAAGAACTTGCGTGCTCTGTAAAGAAAAACATACATTATGTCATTGTAAGAATTTTACCAAACTGCAACCTAAAGAAAGAGCTGATTATGTCAAGACCAACAATCTGTGTTTTAACTGTTTGGTGCCTGGGCATTCTGCTTACCAGTGTAAGTTACAAATGTCCTGTCGCTTATGTAGAAGACGGCATCACACTCTTCTCCACCGCCATCAAGACTCGGCACAAACTGAGGAAAGGAATCAACCGAGTGCATCTCACCACGGTGTAGAAGAGAAAGAAGAGGTTATAAATAGCATGATGGCGTCACATCACAGTACTAAGCAAAGCACAGCACTACTAGCCACAGCGATGGTTTTAGCGAGGAACGAGCATAACCAAACCGTTGTTCTTCGTGCGCTAGTAGACCAAGGTTCGCAGACTTCATTTTTAAGCGAGAAGGCGGCTCAAATGCTCAAACTTACCAGGCAATTAGCGAGAGGAAGTATTATCGGGGTGGGATCTACTAGGACTAACGTTGATCACGTGGTTCAACTTAAGATTGGCTCCCGCTGGAATCCAAGCTTCGAAATCAACATACAAGCATATGTTATGAGTAAAGAGTTGACCACGAAGATCCCCTCCAAAGCTGTAACTGTCACACATTGGCCACATCTAGAAGGACTCAACCTGGCAGATCCAAACTACTTCCAACCAGGTTCTATAGACTTACTTCTTGGTGTTAAAGAGTATGCACAGATTGTGCAACCAACACTTATTAAGGGCCCTCCAGGTTCTCCATGTACCCAAGAAACCAACCTGGGGTGGATCCTCTTCGGAGAAATCGATAATAACCGTGAAAATGAATCATTTCTGGTCCTTCATCATCAAGTCCATATAGATCATATGTTGAAATCCCTCTGGGAAATTGACAATGATAAAAAGagaatattaacaaaggaaGAAAAGCTATGTGAAACAATATATGAAAGCACACATACGAGAAATAGTGAAggaagatatctagtaaggctgccatttaatacaaataatccAATTTCGATTGAAGGAAATACGAAGGAAATAGCTAGaaagaggctacttcagctagAAAGAAGATTTAAGAAAGAAACTAAACTGAAAGAAGATTATTCAAAGGTCATGCAAGAATACATAAAAGCTAACTACATGGAAGAAATACCtaagaatgaaataaatgagAGAAAATCAGTATACTTACCTCATCACGCCGTGGTACACGCAGACAGAGAAACTTCTAAGACACGCGTAGTATTTGATGCTTCAGCGAAGGGCTCCAACTGCTTTTCTCTAAACGATGAATTGCTTGTAGGTCCACAACTGCAAGAAGACTTAAGGAATATACTTATGAGATCGAGATTACATCGTGTTTGCTATGCAAGTGATATACAAAAGATGTACCTGCAAATATTACTTTATGAAGAAGACGCCGATCGATATCAACGCCTTTTGTGGAGAGAGAATGATTCAGACCCGATTAAAGAATATCGTATGCTTCGTGTTACATTTGGTACAGCGGCGGCCCCTCACCTGGCTGTAAGAACGCTTCACCAGGTGGCGGACGATGAAGGTCGAAATCATCCAATGGCTTTTCGAATTATTAAAGAAGATTTTTACATGGACGATCTAATGTCGGGGGAGAGCAGTGCTCCTGAAGCCATAAAGAGAGCACAAGAAGTAGATAATATTCTACAGAAAGGTGGATTTGTATTATCAAAATGGTCATCCAATTCTGCtgaatttttgaaatctatCGAACCAAACAAACGGACATCTCGAGCACAGTTGGATTTTAAATTGGATGGAAATGTACAAGCCCTAGGTTTGATCTGGAACCTGGGCACAGATCAGTTTCAGTACAAAGTTAACTTACCAGCAAGGTCAAGCAGTATTACAAAGAGAGGCATACTATCTGATATTCAAAGACTTTTTGACCCACTGGGATGGATCGCCCCTAGCTTAATTTTGGCTAAGATACTCATACAAAGGCTATGGCTAGAACCGATTGGCTGGGATGACGAGATTAACCAATCGCTGTTACACGATTGGCTGACAATTAGAGAAGACTTTGAACATGTAAAAGAGATAGGTATTCCAAGATGGCTAAACACAGTAAGCACACAGATGGAAAACATCGAGGTTCATGGTTTCAGCGATGCTTCCATGAAAGCCTATGCTGCGGTAGCTTACATTCGTGTGAAGAGGGAAGATGGTTCAGTATTCACCAATCTATTAGCTGCCCGTACTAGAGTGGCACCACTCCGTACCGTGTCTCTACCACGCCTGGAGTTATGTGGGGCGCTGTTATTAGCAAGGTTacttaagcaaataaaaaatgcaatgcGTATACCTACTTCTAACATCTATGCATGGACAGACTCATCAATTGTTCTTGCATGGCTATCTGGTGATTCTCATAGATGGAAGACATTCGTGGCGAACCGGGTCGTAGAAATTGTAGAAAATGTAAACACACACCGATGGTTCCATGTAGCTTCGGAAGAGGATCCTGCAGACATCGGGTCGCGGGGCATGCTGCTGGCGGACTTCAAACAGAAAGAGTTGTGGTGGACAGGGCCCAAGTGGTTatgcaaaaaagaaataatatacagTAAGCCAGGAATAACAGAAACAGAATTGGAAATGAaaccagtaaaattaaatacttaccaCAATGCAGAAGAACTAAAACCTTTAACCGCTCAGTTTGAAGATTTTGATACGTTACCAGAATtactaaaaactattatttactgtaaaagatttttaagatacaaaagtaatttaagtacGAGCAAGGAAATAACTACACAAGAATTTGAAGAGGCGCTTATCACATGCATTAAGTTAGTACAACaagaatttaaagaagaaaTAGATCGGCTAAGAGATAAGAAACaagttagaaaaaaaagtaaattacgaTCGCTAAACCCATACCTGGATGAGAATCATATCCTCAGGGTGGGCGGTCGCCTTAAACATACTAACTTACCTGATGACCGAAAACACCCAATTATTCTTGGAAATAAGAACACCCTAGTACACTTGGTCGTTGCTGACGCCCATATCAAGACACTACATGGAGGGGTTCAGTTAATGCTATGTTATCTCAGATCAAAGTATTGGATCTTAAGGGCAAAATCAATAACAAAGAAGCATGAGTACATCAATGTTTAA